One Thalassotalea hakodatensis DNA segment encodes these proteins:
- a CDS encoding substrate-binding periplasmic protein, whose product MSSANKITFVTEDLPPLQIENPHTAHSGAMVQLVNELIKELKLDADIVFMPWARAYNIAQNTENIFIFSMLRSNDRESLFQWVGKIYTIRAHLASLAKKEITINSIEDAKPYKVGVIRNALAQSYLQQLGFKDNKNIYANPSYKALWSNLLNGNTDLVFTNNIIWGPQVAEAGIDPKDIKLIFEIKDYASDMYLASSKTTDPILVKKVTLALEKIKADGRYDKIIKQWQLF is encoded by the coding sequence ATGTCATCAGCAAATAAAATAACCTTTGTAACTGAAGATTTACCGCCGTTGCAGATAGAAAACCCTCACACGGCACATTCAGGCGCTATGGTTCAACTAGTTAATGAGTTGATAAAAGAGCTCAAGTTAGATGCCGACATTGTCTTTATGCCTTGGGCGCGTGCTTATAATATTGCCCAAAATACTGAAAACATATTTATTTTTTCTATGTTGCGCAGTAATGATCGAGAATCACTTTTTCAATGGGTTGGAAAAATATATACCATACGCGCACATCTTGCTTCGTTAGCAAAAAAAGAGATAACGATTAACTCAATCGAAGATGCCAAACCATACAAAGTAGGCGTAATCCGCAATGCACTTGCACAAAGTTATTTACAACAACTTGGCTTTAAAGATAACAAAAATATTTATGCTAACCCTTCCTATAAAGCGCTATGGAGCAATTTATTGAATGGCAATACAGACTTGGTCTTTACCAATAATATTATTTGGGGGCCACAAGTCGCGGAGGCGGGTATTGACCCTAAAGACATAAAACTTATTTTTGAAATTAAAGACTATGCCTCAGATATGTATTTAGCCTCAAGTAAAACGACAGATCCTATACTGGTTAAAAAAGTGACGTTAGCATTAGAAAAAATTAAAGCTGACGGACGTTATGATAAAATTATTAAACAATGGCAATTATTCTAA
- a CDS encoding class I SAM-dependent methyltransferase, whose amino-acid sequence MLMKAKEASALERAVMAKHRSDKNKARDEYRNPIETLNFFGFEPNMTVVEIAPGGGWYTEILAPALKEKGTLYGAHYPDTGGDDYYSKSRRSLEKKLSGNEVFSKVKLTNFTPKQPSELAPAGTADLVLTFRNLHNWGEEGVAQIFKDAFTALKSGGVLGVVEHRMPDTQSWPEDKRSGYFPEQLTVKLANEAGFTLAEKSEINANEKDTADHPKGVWTLPPSLRLGEEDKEKYLAIGESDRMTLKFVKP is encoded by the coding sequence ATGTTAATGAAAGCAAAAGAAGCTTCAGCACTTGAACGTGCGGTAATGGCGAAACACCGAAGCGATAAAAACAAAGCGCGTGATGAGTACCGTAACCCGATTGAAACACTGAACTTCTTTGGTTTTGAACCAAACATGACTGTGGTGGAAATTGCGCCAGGCGGTGGTTGGTATACAGAGATATTAGCACCAGCGCTAAAAGAAAAGGGTACACTTTACGGTGCACATTACCCAGATACAGGCGGTGATGATTATTACAGTAAATCTCGTCGTAGCTTAGAAAAAAAATTATCAGGTAATGAAGTTTTTAGTAAAGTGAAGCTGACTAATTTCACACCAAAACAACCAAGTGAGCTAGCGCCAGCAGGAACGGCCGACTTAGTGTTAACTTTCCGTAACCTACATAACTGGGGTGAAGAAGGTGTTGCGCAAATATTCAAAGATGCATTTACCGCGTTAAAATCAGGCGGTGTGTTAGGAGTGGTAGAGCATAGAATGCCAGATACTCAGTCATGGCCAGAAGATAAGCGAAGCGGCTATTTTCCTGAACAATTGACAGTAAAATTAGCAAACGAAGCGGGTTTTACATTAGCTGAAAAAAGTGAAATAAACGCGAATGAGAAAGATACCGCAGATCACCCTAAAGGTGTATGGACATTACCGCCATCACTACGATTAGGTGAAGAAGACAAAGAAAAATATTTAGCAATAGGTGAAAGTGATCGTATGACACTTAAATTTGTAAAGCCTTAA
- a CDS encoding siroheme synthase, with amino-acid sequence MKYFPIFLTADRINALIIGGGDVAARKIELLLKANCKITVMSEDCNMAVERLINTASLTYLAHQYQADTLEQYNLVIAATDNETVNQQVAERAHQLDILVNVVDQPALCSWITPSIIDRDPMLIALSSSGSAPILLRMLREQIEKTLPDGYGKLAEFSYKFRDHVKARIKGVRNRRAFWEDILRGRIGQRVLDGDIEQAEKQLIQQLKREISLPEGEIIFIHTLLGNPDNLTLAAHREMQFADAVFYDEQVNPAFIEYIRRDADKYPQQINADVLINAQHALELAEEGQKIIYLLAGHQTIPHNSALSLSQVTVKELVCGT; translated from the coding sequence ATGAAATATTTTCCTATCTTTCTAACCGCAGATCGAATTAATGCATTAATAATAGGCGGCGGTGACGTTGCAGCGCGAAAAATTGAATTGCTGCTAAAAGCTAATTGTAAGATTACCGTGATGAGTGAAGATTGCAACATGGCTGTAGAGCGTTTAATTAACACCGCATCACTTACCTATCTAGCGCATCAATATCAAGCAGATACTCTTGAGCAATACAATTTAGTGATTGCTGCGACTGATAATGAAACGGTTAATCAACAGGTTGCAGAGCGCGCTCATCAGCTTGATATTCTCGTCAATGTTGTTGATCAGCCCGCACTGTGTAGTTGGATAACGCCAAGTATTATTGATAGAGATCCGATGCTTATTGCCTTATCGAGCTCAGGTTCAGCCCCAATTCTTTTACGTATGTTGCGTGAACAAATTGAAAAAACGCTGCCTGATGGTTACGGTAAACTTGCTGAGTTTAGTTATAAATTTAGAGATCACGTTAAAGCCCGTATTAAAGGTGTGAGAAACCGCCGTGCATTCTGGGAAGATATATTACGCGGGCGTATCGGACAACGAGTACTCGATGGTGATATCGAACAAGCTGAAAAACAACTTATTCAACAACTTAAGCGGGAAATTTCTTTGCCAGAAGGGGAAATTATTTTCATCCATACCTTGCTAGGTAATCCTGATAATTTAACGTTGGCCGCTCACAGAGAAATGCAGTTTGCCGATGCAGTATTTTATGATGAACAAGTAAACCCAGCCTTTATTGAGTATATTCGAAGAGACGCAGATAAGTACCCTCAACAAATCAACGCTGATGTATTAATAAATGCACAACATGCATTAGAGCTTGCAGAAGAAGGACAGAAAATCATTTATTTGTTAGCCGGTCATCAAACGATACCACATAATTCAGCACTATCGCTCAGCCAAGTAACAGTAAAAGAGCTTGTGTGTGGCACTTAA
- the purD gene encoding phosphoribosylamine--glycine ligase, producing the protein MNVLVIGSGGREHALAWKAAQANQVERVFVAPGNAGTAIEPKLENIDISVGNIDALVSFAKTNNVSLTIVGPEQPLVDGIVDVFQQAGLAIFGPSAKAAQLEGSKAFTKDFLARHNIPTGSYANFTEIEPALAYVREQGAPIVVKADGLAAGKGVIVAMTLEEAEDAIKDMLAGNAFGDAGHRVVIEEFLAGEEASFIVMVDGKNILPFATSQDHKRAYDGDKGPNTGGMGAYSPAPVVTPEIHKRAMEEVIIPTVKGMAKEDAPYTGFLYAGLMIAEDGTPKVIEYNCRFGDPETQPIMMRLQSNLVDLCLAACDGKLDTQDISFDPRAAVGVVLASAGYPGTYPKGDVISGLDTNRAEDRKTFHAGTALKDGHVVTAGGRVLCATALGENVTSAQKAAYELLHQITWQGVEFRTDIAHRAIAREY; encoded by the coding sequence ATGAATGTATTAGTTATTGGCAGTGGTGGACGTGAGCATGCATTAGCATGGAAAGCCGCTCAAGCAAATCAAGTTGAAAGGGTATTTGTTGCACCAGGTAACGCGGGCACAGCAATCGAACCTAAATTAGAAAATATCGATATTTCGGTGGGAAACATCGATGCCCTAGTTAGTTTTGCTAAAACCAATAACGTCAGTTTAACTATTGTTGGCCCAGAGCAACCATTGGTCGACGGTATTGTTGATGTCTTTCAACAAGCAGGGTTAGCTATTTTTGGCCCAAGCGCCAAAGCTGCTCAACTGGAAGGCTCAAAAGCGTTCACAAAAGATTTTCTTGCTCGTCATAATATCCCAACAGGGAGTTACGCTAACTTTACCGAAATTGAACCGGCATTAGCATACGTACGTGAACAGGGTGCACCTATTGTTGTTAAGGCTGATGGCTTAGCAGCAGGTAAAGGTGTGATTGTTGCGATGACACTTGAAGAGGCAGAAGACGCGATTAAAGATATGCTCGCTGGTAATGCGTTCGGTGACGCTGGCCACCGTGTGGTTATCGAAGAATTTTTAGCCGGTGAAGAAGCAAGCTTCATCGTGATGGTTGATGGAAAAAATATTTTACCTTTTGCTACAAGCCAAGATCATAAGCGTGCATACGATGGCGATAAAGGGCCTAATACTGGAGGCATGGGAGCTTATTCACCTGCACCCGTTGTAACACCAGAAATACATAAACGAGCAATGGAAGAAGTTATTATACCGACAGTTAAGGGCATGGCGAAGGAAGATGCCCCTTACACTGGCTTTTTATATGCAGGTTTAATGATTGCTGAAGACGGCACCCCTAAAGTGATTGAATATAATTGTCGTTTTGGCGATCCTGAAACTCAACCTATAATGATGCGTTTACAGTCCAACCTTGTCGATTTATGTTTAGCTGCTTGTGATGGTAAGCTTGACACTCAAGACATTAGTTTTGACCCTCGTGCAGCGGTAGGTGTTGTACTCGCTTCAGCGGGTTATCCAGGAACATATCCAAAAGGTGATGTTATTTCTGGCTTGGATACAAACAGAGCTGAAGATCGTAAGACTTTCCATGCAGGTACGGCATTGAAAGATGGCCATGTTGTTACTGCTGGTGGCAGAGTGTTATGTGCTACTGCGCTTGGAGAAAATGTAACGTCTGCACAAAAAGCTGCATATGAACTACTACACCAAATTACTTGGCAAGGTGTAGAGTTTAGAACGGATATTGCTCATCGCGCTATTGCACGAGAATACTAA
- the prmA gene encoding 50S ribosomal protein L11 methyltransferase, with translation MPWIQLRLSANEETAEKYSDWLMACGAQAVTFIDAKDTPIYEPLPGDEVLYWANTVVMGLYDASHDMDAVVNYLQGIHPDKKNMKFKLEQLEDKDWEREWMDNFHPMKFGEKLWICPSWREVPEPDAVNVMLDPGLAFGTGTHPTTALCLTWLDSLDLTGKTVVDFGCGSGILSLAALKLGAKEVIGIDIDPQALQASKENAKRNGVENRLSLYLPQDQPTLKADIVVANILAGPLRELAPTITAFLASSSKLALSGVLEAQAKSLQEIYSQWCEMDPIAVQEEWVRLSGTSR, from the coding sequence ATGCCTTGGATACAACTTAGATTAAGTGCCAATGAAGAAACGGCAGAGAAGTACAGCGATTGGCTAATGGCTTGCGGTGCTCAAGCCGTTACTTTTATAGATGCAAAAGATACACCTATATATGAACCCCTTCCTGGTGACGAAGTGCTTTATTGGGCAAATACGGTTGTGATGGGGCTTTATGACGCTTCCCATGACATGGATGCTGTAGTCAATTATTTACAAGGCATTCACCCTGATAAGAAGAATATGAAGTTTAAACTTGAGCAACTTGAAGACAAAGACTGGGAAAGAGAGTGGATGGATAATTTCCATCCCATGAAGTTTGGTGAAAAACTTTGGATTTGCCCAAGTTGGCGAGAAGTACCAGAGCCAGATGCCGTCAATGTTATGTTAGATCCTGGCCTAGCTTTTGGGACAGGAACACATCCAACAACTGCATTGTGTTTAACGTGGTTAGATAGCCTTGATTTGACGGGTAAAACTGTTGTCGATTTCGGCTGTGGTTCAGGTATTTTGTCTTTAGCGGCATTAAAACTAGGAGCAAAAGAAGTTATCGGGATCGATATCGATCCACAAGCACTACAAGCAAGTAAAGAAAATGCGAAGAGAAACGGTGTCGAAAATAGACTCTCATTATATCTTCCTCAAGACCAGCCGACACTTAAGGCTGACATTGTTGTTGCTAATATTTTAGCCGGCCCTTTACGTGAGCTAGCACCAACCATTACCGCGTTTTTAGCGAGCAGTAGCAAGCTTGCATTATCAGGCGTTTTAGAAGCGCAAGCAAAATCATTACAAGAAATTTATAGTCAATGGTGCGAAATGGATCCAATTGCTGTGCAAGAAGAGTGGGTAAGACTATCGGGAACTAGCCGCTAA
- the dusB gene encoding tRNA dihydrouridine synthase DusB codes for MNIGSYRLNSQTMLAPMAGITDQPMRQICCRMGAGLAVSEMVSANPKVWNTEKSKRRLIHSADSGIRSVQIAGSEPEELAFAAKVNVDNGAQIIDINMGCPAKKVNKKLAGSALLKEPALVEQIVKSVVNAVSVPVTLKIRTGWCENSRNAVEIAKIAEHNGIQSLVVHGRTRNDFYKGDAEYDTIKSVKESVSIPVVANGDIIDAENAAQVLTYTGADAIMIGRGAQGRPWIFREVNHFLETGQHLAPPSIAEIRSIVIEHVKDLHTFYGEFMGVRFARKHTSWYTQRLHQGKQFRSIFNVLESCEEQLDALNKYFDHLN; via the coding sequence GTGAATATTGGTTCTTATCGATTAAATAGTCAAACTATGCTTGCCCCTATGGCCGGTATTACTGATCAACCAATGCGTCAGATATGCTGTCGAATGGGGGCTGGGTTAGCAGTATCAGAAATGGTGTCTGCCAACCCAAAAGTTTGGAATACCGAAAAGTCAAAACGACGTTTGATTCATTCTGCTGATTCAGGTATTCGCTCTGTTCAAATCGCAGGTTCTGAACCTGAAGAGTTAGCTTTTGCTGCGAAAGTCAATGTTGATAACGGTGCTCAGATCATCGATATCAACATGGGGTGTCCAGCAAAGAAAGTGAATAAAAAATTGGCCGGTTCAGCGTTGCTGAAAGAACCTGCATTAGTGGAACAGATTGTAAAATCTGTTGTTAATGCTGTGTCTGTACCTGTCACGTTAAAAATTCGCACCGGTTGGTGTGAAAATAGTAGAAATGCTGTCGAAATTGCAAAAATCGCTGAGCATAATGGTATTCAATCTTTAGTTGTTCATGGCCGTACACGCAATGACTTCTATAAAGGCGATGCCGAATACGACACCATTAAATCTGTTAAAGAATCGGTAAGCATACCTGTTGTCGCTAATGGAGACATTATCGATGCAGAAAATGCAGCGCAAGTGCTTACTTATACAGGTGCTGACGCCATAATGATTGGCAGAGGAGCTCAAGGTCGACCGTGGATCTTTAGAGAAGTGAATCACTTTCTTGAAACTGGTCAACATTTAGCACCACCTTCAATAGCAGAAATTCGCTCAATTGTGATTGAGCATGTAAAGGATTTACACACGTTTTATGGTGAGTTTATGGGCGTTCGATTTGCTCGGAAACACACCTCTTGGTATACACAAAGGTTACACCAAGGAAAACAGTTTCGTTCTATATTTAATGTATTAGAAAGTTGCGAAGAGCAACTCGATGCGTTGAATAAGTATTTTGATCATTTAAATTAA
- the fis gene encoding DNA-binding transcriptional regulator Fis — MFEQNISSPFVTGNVQTQAEASPLRTQAKIAISNYLSQLNGNDVDDMYELVLSEIEAPMLEEVMKYTRGNQTRAANLLGINRGTLRKKLKKYGMN, encoded by the coding sequence ATGTTTGAACAAAATATTTCATCTCCGTTTGTTACCGGTAACGTACAAACACAAGCTGAAGCTTCTCCATTACGTACACAAGCTAAAATTGCTATCAGCAACTACTTATCTCAATTAAACGGCAATGACGTTGATGATATGTACGAATTGGTACTGTCAGAAATTGAAGCACCTATGCTGGAGGAAGTGATGAAGTATACACGCGGAAACCAAACACGTGCTGCTAATTTACTTGGCATAAACCGTGGTACTTTACGTAAGAAATTGAAAAAGTACGGTATGAACTAA
- a CDS encoding tetratricopeptide repeat protein, giving the protein MDLNFDLMRNSYLSCLFKLCIISLLSSLLFSISGCSQKAIKINKVVSVDLLPPDNDKSLPNLPLSESNIFSLSKSQEDHFLTYLARYKANEIGSNEAIKKYLEEELPRFDYDLFTYSAEKTYALRKGNCMSLGILTTALAKLANVDFSFRLMLSNPVYDDAGGIITSARHVKTLLFESAKDTEEGESVSPPPLIGFRDAIVVDYFATREAFNGLYIGYNDFLSLYYQNAASEALQLGEVEVAYNYAYKGYQVEPKSLSGLNILAVISNKMGFKKQAENIYRAVITFDNTNYIALKNYSILLKQQHRWREYKVLQQRYISANDPNPFLLIAEAKEAEANERYELSKRLYLKAIKKAPYLLEPYVLLSKLNDKLQRESQQNYHLYDALKWIDNPEDRLTIKEMLYTNLK; this is encoded by the coding sequence ATGGATTTAAACTTTGATTTGATGAGAAACTCATATTTGAGTTGTTTATTTAAGCTTTGTATCATTTCACTTTTATCAAGCTTACTCTTTTCCATTTCTGGTTGTTCACAAAAAGCAATAAAAATAAATAAGGTAGTGTCAGTTGATCTTCTCCCTCCAGATAACGATAAGTCACTTCCAAACTTGCCTCTATCGGAGTCTAACATTTTTTCACTGTCGAAAAGTCAAGAGGATCACTTTTTAACATATCTAGCTCGTTATAAAGCAAATGAAATTGGCAGCAACGAAGCAATTAAAAAATATTTGGAGGAAGAGTTACCACGTTTTGACTATGATTTATTCACCTATTCAGCTGAAAAAACATATGCTTTAAGAAAAGGAAATTGTATGAGCCTAGGCATACTTACAACAGCCTTGGCAAAATTGGCAAATGTAGATTTTAGCTTTCGTTTGATGCTATCTAATCCGGTATATGATGATGCTGGAGGGATTATAACTTCCGCCCGTCATGTAAAAACACTTTTATTTGAAAGTGCCAAAGATACTGAAGAAGGTGAATCAGTATCACCGCCGCCTCTCATTGGTTTTCGCGATGCTATTGTCGTTGACTATTTTGCGACGAGAGAGGCTTTTAACGGCCTATATATAGGATATAATGATTTCTTATCACTTTATTATCAAAATGCTGCATCTGAAGCCTTACAACTAGGAGAAGTAGAAGTGGCTTACAACTATGCGTATAAAGGTTATCAAGTAGAGCCAAAAAGCTTAAGCGGTTTAAATATATTGGCAGTCATCTCTAATAAGATGGGCTTTAAAAAACAGGCAGAAAACATTTATCGTGCAGTGATAACTTTTGATAATACCAACTATATTGCACTTAAAAATTATAGTATCCTTCTAAAACAACAACATAGATGGCGTGAATATAAGGTGTTACAACAGCGTTATATTAGTGCCAATGATCCTAACCCCTTTTTGCTTATCGCGGAAGCAAAGGAGGCCGAAGCCAATGAAAGATATGAACTAAGTAAACGGCTATATCTAAAAGCGATAAAAAAGGCTCCTTACTTGCTTGAACCCTATGTGTTACTGAGTAAATTAAATGATAAATTGCAGAGAGAATCGCAACAAAACTACCACCTTTATGATGCATTAAAATGGATTGATAACCCAGAAGATAGGCTAACTATTAAAGAAATGCTTTATACAAATTTAAAATAA
- a CDS encoding sterol desaturase family protein: protein MIDFLYTNLDELSGYLFDANKRIYWGYLLSSLMLAVPAFIWGAAKSTSQRSVIGFLKYVFPRNIYFSSSARHDYYLFLINNLLKAAFFPFIVLTMAPIALGVSDAIERIFGTIEHLTWSASTIMFTFTFLLFIFDDLTRFLLHLALHKIPFLWEFHKVHHSAKVLTPMTIYRSHPVESYLYACRMALTQGFVVGFCYYLFGPTLKMVDIVGANLFVFAFNFMGSNLRHSHIWLSWGDKFENWLISPAQHQVHHSDNPMWFDVNLGSALAVWDRLAGTLVKASTVKNLSIGIGGKYAQHSNLFGIYCSPFVQVFVMIRNKVYQKNIKTKVNKNNSHLY from the coding sequence ATGATTGATTTTCTATATACAAATCTAGATGAATTATCAGGCTATCTATTTGATGCAAATAAACGCATTTACTGGGGATATTTGCTTTCTTCTTTGATGCTTGCTGTTCCTGCCTTCATATGGGGAGCGGCAAAAAGTACTTCACAACGCTCTGTGATTGGTTTTTTGAAGTATGTTTTTCCTAGAAATATTTATTTTTCAAGCTCCGCACGCCATGACTATTACTTATTCTTGATAAATAATCTGTTAAAAGCTGCCTTTTTTCCTTTCATTGTTTTAACAATGGCGCCCATTGCATTAGGCGTATCTGACGCGATTGAACGGATATTTGGTACGATTGAGCATTTAACTTGGTCAGCATCCACTATTATGTTTACTTTTACCTTTTTACTCTTTATTTTTGATGATTTAACGCGATTCTTATTGCATTTGGCATTGCATAAGATCCCGTTTTTATGGGAGTTTCATAAGGTACATCACTCGGCGAAAGTGTTAACGCCGATGACTATTTATCGGTCACATCCCGTTGAAAGTTACTTATACGCATGTCGTATGGCACTTACTCAAGGGTTTGTTGTAGGCTTTTGTTATTACTTATTTGGTCCTACGTTAAAGATGGTTGATATTGTAGGCGCCAATTTATTTGTCTTTGCATTTAATTTCATGGGCTCTAACTTACGTCATAGCCATATATGGTTATCATGGGGTGATAAGTTCGAGAATTGGTTAATTAGTCCTGCTCAGCATCAAGTGCACCATAGCGACAATCCAATGTGGTTTGACGTTAATTTGGGTTCTGCTTTGGCTGTATGGGACAGGTTGGCAGGAACATTGGTTAAAGCATCAACGGTTAAAAATTTATCCATTGGTATTGGCGGAAAATATGCTCAACATTCAAATTTATTTGGAATTTATTGTTCACCTTTTGTACAAGTTTTTGTGATGATAAGGAATAAAGTTTATCAAAAAAATATAAAAACAAAAGTTAATAAAAATAATTCTCATTTGTATTGA
- the purH gene encoding bifunctional phosphoribosylaminoimidazolecarboxamide formyltransferase/IMP cyclohydrolase translates to MDTPRPIKRALLSVSDKTGIVDFARSLAQKGVDILSTGGTAKLLADNGIKVTEVSDHTGHPEIMDGRVKTLHPKIHGGILARRGTDETVMADNNIAAIDMVVVNLYPFAKTVAKENCSLEDAIENIDIGGPTMVRAAAKNHKDVTIIVNASDYDRVLAEMDVNNGSLAYKTRFDLAIAAYEHTASYDGMIANYFGQMLSAHGAENQEVNFEEKNKFPRTFNSQFIKKQDLRYGENSHQDAAFYVEANPEEASVSTATQIQGKALSYNNIADTDAALECVKEFEEPACVIVKHANPCGVAIGDNILTAYDLAFKTDPTSAFGGIIAFNRELDADTAEAIVSRQFVEVIIAPSISEAAAQIVAAKPNVRLLECGQWNSQTNGLDYKRVNGGLLLQDRDQGRVSDEDLKVVTKRQPTEDEMRDLKFCWKVAKFVKSNAIVYVKNSMTIGVGAGQMSRVYSAKVAGIKAADENLEVKGSVMASDAFFPFRDGLDAAAEAGITAVIQPGGSMRDEEVIAAADEHGIAMVFTGMRHFRH, encoded by the coding sequence ATGGATACCCCACGCCCAATTAAACGTGCACTATTAAGTGTGTCTGATAAAACCGGTATTGTCGATTTTGCCCGTAGTTTAGCGCAAAAAGGTGTTGATATTCTTTCAACTGGCGGTACTGCGAAATTGTTAGCAGATAATGGTATTAAGGTGACAGAAGTGTCTGATCACACCGGCCACCCAGAAATAATGGACGGACGAGTAAAAACACTTCATCCAAAGATTCACGGTGGTATCTTAGCTCGTCGTGGTACGGATGAAACCGTGATGGCTGATAATAATATCGCTGCAATTGACATGGTCGTGGTTAATTTGTACCCATTTGCAAAGACTGTTGCTAAAGAAAATTGTTCGTTAGAAGATGCTATTGAAAACATCGATATTGGTGGTCCTACAATGGTGCGTGCTGCAGCAAAAAACCATAAAGATGTAACGATTATTGTTAATGCTAGTGATTATGACCGTGTGCTAGCTGAAATGGACGTAAACAATGGTTCATTAGCTTACAAAACACGTTTTGATCTTGCTATTGCAGCTTATGAGCATACAGCATCGTATGATGGCATGATTGCGAATTATTTTGGTCAAATGTTATCTGCACATGGTGCAGAAAACCAAGAAGTAAATTTCGAAGAGAAAAACAAATTCCCACGCACTTTTAATAGTCAATTCATTAAAAAGCAAGATCTACGCTATGGTGAAAACTCACACCAAGATGCTGCTTTTTATGTTGAAGCAAATCCTGAAGAAGCGTCGGTATCAACGGCTACACAAATACAAGGTAAGGCGCTTTCGTACAATAACATTGCTGATACCGATGCTGCACTAGAATGTGTTAAAGAGTTTGAAGAACCCGCTTGCGTAATCGTAAAGCATGCAAACCCTTGTGGTGTTGCTATTGGTGATAATATTTTAACGGCATATGATTTGGCGTTTAAAACAGATCCAACTTCTGCATTCGGTGGTATTATTGCTTTTAACCGTGAGCTAGACGCAGACACTGCGGAAGCTATCGTTTCTCGTCAGTTTGTAGAAGTTATTATCGCGCCTTCTATCTCAGAAGCTGCAGCACAAATTGTTGCCGCGAAACCTAATGTGCGACTGCTTGAGTGTGGCCAATGGAATAGCCAAACTAATGGCCTTGATTACAAACGCGTAAATGGTGGTTTGTTACTGCAAGATCGTGATCAAGGTCGTGTAAGTGATGAAGATCTTAAAGTAGTGACAAAGCGTCAACCGACAGAAGATGAGATGCGAGACCTTAAATTTTGTTGGAAAGTTGCCAAATTTGTTAAATCAAACGCTATTGTTTATGTCAAAAATAGTATGACAATCGGTGTTGGTGCGGGTCAAATGAGTCGAGTGTATTCTGCGAAAGTTGCTGGTATTAAAGCCGCAGATGAAAACTTAGAAGTGAAAGGCTCTGTGATGGCATCTGATGCATTTTTCCCTTTTCGTGATGGTTTAGATGCAGCTGCAGAAGCTGGTATTACTGCAGTCATTCAGCCTGGTGGTTCTATGCGTGACGAAGAAGTTATTGCTGCGGCAGATGAGCATGGTATTGCGATGGTCTTTACTGGTATGCGTCATTTCCGCCATTAA